A section of the Methanococcus vannielii SB genome encodes:
- a CDS encoding homoserine kinase: protein MKKVKVCAPGTSANLGPGYDIFGIALSKPYDIVTIEKVDEFGIKITLEGEKAEEIPTNVEENTAGVVAKKMIEDFKIESGIHIHIVKGIKPGSGLGSSSASCAGVAFGLNELFELKLSKLDLVKYASLGEAVAAGAPHADNVAPAIFGGFTLTTNYEPLEVLHIPVEIDVIVALPNIQVSTKSAREILPKEVPMKSMVNNVGKAAGMIYALYNNDLDLFGQYMSKDAVVEPCRAQLITGYLEIKEKLKDLVYGVTISGSGPAIIAIPKKEHVIDIKNIFKEVYNCPVYYTRVGLGCYIEEIE from the coding sequence ATGAAAAAAGTAAAAGTATGCGCTCCTGGAACGTCTGCAAATTTAGGCCCGGGTTACGATATTTTTGGAATTGCCCTTTCAAAACCTTATGACATAGTTACTATTGAAAAAGTAGACGAATTTGGAATTAAAATCACATTAGAGGGAGAAAAAGCAGAAGAAATTCCAACAAATGTTGAAGAGAATACTGCAGGAGTAGTTGCCAAAAAAATGATTGAAGATTTTAAAATAGAATCAGGAATTCATATTCATATAGTAAAGGGAATAAAACCCGGAAGTGGCCTTGGAAGTAGTTCTGCATCGTGTGCCGGAGTTGCTTTTGGATTAAATGAACTTTTTGAACTTAAACTATCAAAATTAGACCTTGTGAAATACGCTTCTCTTGGTGAAGCTGTTGCAGCAGGTGCACCTCATGCAGATAATGTTGCTCCAGCAATATTTGGGGGATTTACCCTTACTACTAACTATGAACCTTTAGAAGTATTGCATATACCTGTAGAAATTGATGTAATTGTTGCACTACCAAATATACAAGTAAGTACAAAATCTGCAAGAGAAATTCTTCCAAAGGAGGTTCCAATGAAAAGCATGGTAAATAACGTTGGAAAAGCCGCAGGAATGATTTATGCATTATATAATAACGATTTAGACTTGTTTGGACAATACATGTCAAAAGATGCAGTAGTTGAGCCTTGTAGGGCCCAATTAATTACCGGTTATTTAGAAATAAAAGAAAAGTTAAAAGATTTAGTATACGGGGTAACGATTAGTGGTTCAGGACCTGCAATTATTGCAATACCTAAAAAAGAACACGTAATTGATATAAAAAATATATTTAAGGAAGTGTATAACTGCCCAGTTTACTATACTAGAGTTGGCCTTGGATGTTACATTGAAGAAATAGAATAA
- a CDS encoding translation initiation factor IF-2 subunit beta — MVDYFDYKELLKRARSQLPEVVFSDVRFEIPSADSFVEGNRTIIKNFKDIAKFMERDTHEFAKFVMKELGTAGDMEGNRLILQGKFGWRMVNEKIQNYVNEYVLCPECGKPDTKIIKEGRIHFLKCTACGAMKPLKSL, encoded by the coding sequence ATGGTCGATTACTTCGATTACAAAGAATTATTAAAAAGAGCGAGATCACAACTTCCAGAAGTAGTATTCAGTGATGTAAGGTTTGAAATTCCATCCGCAGACAGTTTTGTGGAAGGAAATAGAACCATTATTAAAAATTTCAAGGATATTGCAAAATTCATGGAGCGGGATACTCACGAGTTTGCAAAATTCGTAATGAAAGAACTTGGTACTGCTGGAGACATGGAAGGAAACAGGTTAATACTACAAGGTAAGTTTGGATGGAGAATGGTAAATGAAAAAATCCAAAACTATGTAAACGAGTATGTTTTGTGTCCAGAATGCGGAAAACCCGACACAAAAATTATCAAAGAAGGAAGAATACACTTCTTAAAGTGTACTGCTTGCGGTGCAATGAAACCATTGAAATCATTATAA
- a CDS encoding 60S ribosomal export protein NMD3: MKGLCYRCGHEDELLEGLCKICYTHVNPLMEINEEVHVEVCHMCGSYKRRLWQDPQKKETYEVLEEIAYFGTKDNLKKSNKSIEVDIIVQEPKQLPGGKRSRVEIPVVVFAQGKLVGEDNEREEEKKVTVYLDMVQCPRCSRCMSNYYEGTLQVRAMNRFLNEEEKKELDLFVRDEAERRLNKDRMAFISKFISQKEGLDYQMGSMGAIRNIAGAIKAQYGGKSIETAKLVGVEKDTGKDQYRITVAVRIPEFKLGDILEYAKKLYVVSSVNEVKVYLNPIESGDKISLTWNDVEKEVKLIKKATDCDTATVISVSSEVIIAMDDLNYEIYEYDNNLENVIEGDKIRIFKNEEINRVLQVLN, from the coding sequence ATGAAAGGACTCTGTTACCGTTGCGGTCATGAAGACGAACTTTTAGAAGGACTATGTAAGATTTGCTATACTCATGTAAATCCACTTATGGAGATAAATGAGGAGGTTCATGTTGAAGTATGCCATATGTGTGGCTCATATAAAAGAAGACTTTGGCAAGACCCTCAAAAAAAAGAAACTTACGAAGTTTTAGAGGAAATTGCTTATTTTGGAACAAAGGATAATTTAAAAAAATCAAATAAGAGTATTGAAGTTGATATAATAGTTCAAGAGCCAAAACAGCTTCCGGGCGGAAAACGGTCAAGGGTTGAAATTCCTGTAGTTGTATTCGCTCAAGGAAAGCTTGTTGGTGAGGATAATGAAAGGGAAGAAGAAAAAAAAGTTACAGTTTATTTAGATATGGTTCAATGTCCAAGATGCTCAAGATGTATGTCAAATTATTATGAAGGAACGCTACAAGTCCGTGCAATGAATAGATTCTTAAATGAAGAAGAAAAAAAAGAACTCGACTTGTTTGTAAGGGATGAAGCTGAAAGAAGATTAAATAAAGATAGAATGGCATTTATATCAAAATTTATATCTCAAAAAGAAGGTTTAGATTACCAAATGGGTTCAATGGGTGCAATTAGAAACATTGCTGGAGCTATAAAGGCACAATACGGCGGAAAATCAATTGAAACTGCAAAACTCGTTGGTGTTGAAAAAGATACTGGAAAAGACCAGTATAGAATTACTGTTGCAGTTAGAATTCCAGAATTTAAGCTTGGAGATATTTTAGAATATGCCAAAAAATTATATGTTGTTTCTTCGGTTAATGAGGTTAAAGTTTATTTAAACCCTATTGAATCAGGCGATAAAATCTCTTTAACTTGGAATGATGTCGAAAAAGAAGTAAAACTGATTAAAAAAGCTACTGACTGCGATACTGCAACTGTAATTTCCGTAAGTTCAGAAGTTATTATTGCAATGGATGATTTAAATTATGAGATTTATGAATATGATAATAATCTTGAAAATGTTATCGAAGGAGATAAAATTCGAATATTTAAAAATGAAGAGATAAATAGGGTTTTACAGGTTTTAAATTAA
- a CDS encoding nascent polypeptide-associated complex protein codes for MFPGGKMNPRMMKQMQKMMKDFGMDSEDLKAVKVTIELEDKIMVFDKPKVQVMDMMGTKTYTISGRSKNTSKTAEKIEDTEVKVEVTEEDIEMVATQCNVSKEEAKTALEDVNGDLAEAILKLGN; via the coding sequence ATGTTCCCAGGCGGAAAAATGAATCCAAGAATGATGAAACAAATGCAAAAAATGATGAAAGATTTTGGAATGGATAGTGAAGACTTAAAAGCAGTAAAGGTTACTATCGAACTTGAAGATAAAATTATGGTATTTGATAAGCCAAAAGTCCAAGTAATGGATATGATGGGTACAAAAACGTATACTATTTCTGGAAGGTCTAAAAATACGTCGAAAACTGCGGAAAAAATAGAAGACACTGAAGTTAAGGTAGAAGTAACTGAAGAGGATATTGAAATGGTTGCAACACAATGTAACGTTTCAAAAGAGGAAGCTAAAACCGCTTTAGAAGATGTAAACGGGGATTTGGCTGAAGCAATTTTAAAACTTGGAAACTAA
- a CDS encoding beta/alpha barrel domain-containing protein — MIKKLKNTDIIVPLETPKSMYDEYIKNYLEITKNTGKLMLFAGDQKIEHLNDDFYGENISIDDSDPEHLFKIAANSKIGVFAAQLGLISRYGRDYSGVNYLVKLNSKTNIVETEQKDPLSCALLSVADVLEFKQNSGLNILGIGYTIYLGSEFESIMLSEASKIIYEAHKNGFVVVLWVYPRGKAVKNEKDPHLIAGAAGVASCLGADFVKVNYPKGENPEILFKEVVMASGRTKVVCAGGGSKSPEEFLKELYNQIHVSGAFGNATGRNIHQKPLNEAVNMCNAIYAITIEDKSVEEALKIYNGNMK, encoded by the coding sequence ATGATTAAGAAATTAAAAAATACGGATATAATAGTTCCCTTGGAAACCCCAAAATCCATGTATGACGAATATATAAAAAATTACCTTGAAATTACCAAAAATACCGGTAAATTAATGCTTTTTGCGGGAGACCAAAAAATTGAGCACCTTAATGACGATTTTTACGGCGAAAATATTTCAATAGATGATTCAGACCCTGAGCATTTATTCAAAATTGCAGCTAATTCTAAAATCGGAGTATTTGCAGCACAGCTTGGATTAATATCTCGCTATGGAAGAGATTACAGTGGTGTAAACTATCTTGTTAAATTAAATTCTAAAACTAATATCGTAGAAACTGAGCAAAAAGACCCTTTAAGCTGTGCTTTATTAAGTGTAGCCGATGTTTTAGAGTTTAAACAGAATTCTGGACTGAATATACTTGGAATAGGGTATACAATATACCTTGGAAGTGAATTCGAGTCAATAATGCTTTCTGAAGCTTCAAAAATAATATACGAAGCCCATAAAAATGGCTTTGTAGTTGTACTCTGGGTTTATCCAAGGGGAAAAGCCGTTAAAAATGAAAAAGACCCCCATTTAATTGCAGGGGCCGCAGGAGTTGCTTCATGCCTTGGAGCAGATTTTGTAAAGGTAAATTATCCTAAAGGGGAAAATCCTGAAATATTATTTAAAGAAGTAGTTATGGCCTCAGGAAGAACAAAAGTAGTATGTGCAGGTGGAGGAAGTAAAAGTCCTGAAGAATTTTTAAAGGAGCTTTATAACCAAATCCATGTTTCAGGAGCGTTTGGAAATGCTACTGGCCGTAATATACATCAAAAACCATTAAATGAAGCAGTAAATATGTGTAATGCAATTTATGCAATAACTATTGAAGATAAATCTGTTGAAGAAGCTTTAAAAATATATAACGGGAATATGAAGTAA
- a CDS encoding AIR synthase-related protein, whose translation MDIEGYVRRCLKKGISEDKIIEDGFKRVVEIKETDDEWAKRFLGAVLEEVKTTEKYHDSKDNALKYILDCPNSGITMGKMGVGSRGQGDFFVHREIARIIESTKQKTEVDSTDQDDAGVVRAKAEHVVVAIDGTHSRLSDFPFLAGFHVARAALRDVYVMGADAVALISDIHLADDGDVSKIFDYTSGICAVSEAVSVPLVAGSTLRVGGDMVLGDRMVSAVGAIGVIEKGEPTARKRAEVGDVILMTEGSGGGTISTTALYYGMFDVIGETINVDFLKACKSLIENDLLKYVHVMTDVTNGGLRGDAYEISNTAKVSLEIIKEDVYSLINPKVLKMLEELNIDPLGVSIDSLLIIAPNENSAEIMEKTGAKKIGIVKEGNTSYLITKEGKTEPLIPKFREAAYTPVKKIIGEQKPDDFEEMKEKVKKTCDMAIEKKNYIVNDIIKKD comes from the coding sequence ATGGATATAGAAGGTTATGTAAGAAGATGTCTTAAAAAAGGCATTTCTGAAGATAAAATTATTGAAGACGGTTTTAAGCGAGTAGTTGAAATAAAGGAAACTGATGATGAATGGGCAAAACGATTTTTAGGAGCAGTTTTAGAAGAAGTTAAAACGACTGAAAAATACCATGATTCAAAGGACAATGCTTTGAAATATATATTAGACTGCCCTAATTCTGGAATTACAATGGGTAAAATGGGCGTTGGAAGTAGGGGGCAGGGGGATTTTTTTGTACACCGCGAAATTGCGAGAATTATTGAAAGTACTAAACAAAAAACCGAAGTTGATAGTACTGATCAAGACGACGCAGGAGTAGTTAGGGCAAAAGCAGAACACGTTGTAGTTGCAATTGACGGCACACACTCAAGACTCAGTGATTTTCCGTTTTTAGCAGGTTTTCACGTTGCAAGAGCTGCTTTAAGGGATGTTTATGTTATGGGTGCAGATGCAGTTGCATTAATTAGTGATATTCACCTTGCAGATGATGGGGATGTTTCAAAGATATTTGATTATACTTCGGGTATTTGCGCAGTCTCTGAAGCTGTTTCCGTTCCGCTAGTTGCAGGAAGTACATTAAGGGTTGGAGGAGACATGGTACTAGGGGATAGAATGGTAAGTGCAGTTGGTGCAATAGGTGTAATTGAAAAAGGGGAGCCTACAGCAAGAAAAAGAGCAGAGGTTGGGGACGTAATTTTAATGACAGAAGGGAGCGGTGGAGGAACCATTTCAACAACGGCACTTTACTATGGAATGTTTGACGTTATAGGGGAAACAATAAACGTTGATTTTTTAAAAGCGTGTAAAAGTTTAATTGAAAATGACCTTTTAAAATACGTTCACGTAATGACAGATGTTACAAACGGCGGTTTAAGGGGAGATGCATACGAAATATCAAATACTGCAAAAGTTTCCCTTGAAATTATTAAAGAAGATGTTTATAGCCTTATAAATCCAAAAGTGCTTAAAATGCTTGAAGAGTTAAATATTGACCCCTTAGGAGTTTCAATAGATAGTCTTTTAATAATAGCTCCAAACGAAAATTCTGCCGAAATTATGGAAAAAACTGGGGCAAAAAAAATTGGAATAGTAAAAGAAGGAAATACCAGTTATTTAATTACAAAAGAAGGAAAAACTGAACCATTAATTCCAAAGTTTAGGGAGGCTGCATATACTCCTGTTAAAAAAATCATAGGGGAACAAAAACCAGATGATTTTGAAGAAATGAAAGAAAAAGTTAAAAAAACGTGCGATATGGCAATAGAAAAGAAAAATTATATCGTAAATGATATTATTAAAAAAGATTAG
- a CDS encoding outer membrane protein assembly factor BamB family protein codes for MFRGGEHGNILKWEFIIGKSIDSSPNFDEKGTVYVGSSDKCLYAVNPDGTIHWSFKSGEVIECKPLIGKDGTIYFGSDKVYAVSPKGAKKWIFKTEKAILSDFTIFNNVLYVSSLDGNLYAINPDGTEKWRFKTGKSIYSTPVVYNDGTIYFGSNDEHLYAINPDGTEKWRFKTNDSVVSQVTIGKDGTIYFGSDKVYAVNPDGTEKWNFYAGYWVVSKPAISNDESIYVTSLDGNLYAINPDGTEKWRFSTKKRIESSPAIGKDGTIYFGSYDGNLYAINPDGTKKWNFDTENWIVSSPVIDEDGTIYFGSRNGKLYALLNGL; via the coding sequence ATGTTTCGTGGGGGCGAACATGGAAATATTTTAAAATGGGAATTTATTATAGGAAAAAGTATAGATTCGAGTCCCAATTTCGATGAAAAGGGGACTGTATACGTTGGTTCAAGCGATAAATGTCTTTACGCAGTAAATCCTGATGGAACAATACACTGGTCATTTAAATCTGGTGAAGTAATAGAATGTAAACCGTTAATTGGAAAAGATGGTACAATCTATTTTGGTTCAGATAAGGTTTATGCAGTAAGTCCAAAAGGGGCTAAAAAATGGATTTTTAAAACTGAAAAAGCAATTTTGTCGGATTTTACAATATTTAACAATGTTTTATATGTATCATCTCTTGATGGTAATTTATATGCCATAAATCCTGACGGAACAGAAAAATGGAGATTTAAAACGGGAAAGTCGATTTATTCAACTCCAGTTGTATATAACGATGGTACAATCTATTTTGGTTCAAATGACGAACATTTATATGCCATAAATCCTGACGGAACAGAAAAATGGAGATTTAAAACAAATGACTCCGTAGTGTCCCAAGTTACTATTGGAAAAGATGGTACAATCTATTTTGGTTCAGATAAGGTTTATGCAGTAAATCCTGACGGAACAGAAAAATGGAACTTTTATGCGGGGTACTGGGTAGTTTCAAAACCTGCTATTTCAAATGATGAATCAATATATGTAACATCTCTTGATGGTAATTTATATGCCATAAATCCTGACGGAACAGAAAAATGGAGATTTAGTACAAAAAAGCGAATTGAATCTTCTCCCGCAATTGGAAAAGATGGTACAATCTATTTTGGTTCATATGATGGTAATTTATATGCCATAAATCCTGACGGAACTAAAAAATGGAATTTTGATACTGAAAACTGGATAGTATCTTCCCCAGTAATTGATGAAGATGGAACTATATACTTCGGTTCTAGAAACGGGAAGCTTTACGCTCTTTTAAATGGTTTATAA
- a CDS encoding 50S ribosomal protein L15e encodes MSMYTYVKEAWKVPANSYVKELLWARMQTWRKEPSVVRIERPTRIDRARNLGYKAKQGVVVVRVSVRRGGLRKPRPQHSKKPSTLGVNKITMAKSIQRIAEERAAKKYPNMEALNSYWVGQDGKQKWYEVILIDPCHPSIKNDKTYAWLSNGNQKGRANRGLTSAGKKGRGLMYKGKGAEKARPSVRANGKKTK; translated from the coding sequence ATGAGCATGTATACTTATGTAAAAGAAGCATGGAAAGTACCTGCTAATTCATACGTTAAGGAATTATTGTGGGCAAGAATGCAAACATGGAGAAAAGAACCTTCAGTTGTAAGAATTGAGAGACCTACAAGAATTGATAGAGCAAGAAACTTAGGATACAAGGCAAAACAAGGAGTTGTCGTTGTAAGAGTAAGTGTTAGAAGAGGAGGTTTAAGAAAACCAAGACCACAACACTCCAAAAAACCTTCAACACTCGGTGTTAATAAAATTACAATGGCTAAATCAATCCAAAGAATTGCTGAAGAAAGAGCTGCAAAAAAATACCCTAACATGGAAGCTTTAAACTCATACTGGGTAGGGCAAGATGGAAAACAAAAATGGTACGAAGTTATCTTAATTGACCCATGCCACCCATCAATCAAAAACGACAAAACCTATGCATGGCTTTCAAATGGAAATCAGAAAGGAAGAGCAAACAGAGGTTTAACTTCTGCAGGTAAGAAGGGAAGAGGATTGATGTATAAAGGTAAGGGTGCTGAAAAAGCAAGGCCAAGTGTAAGAGCTAACGGCAAAAAGACAAAATAA
- the hypD gene encoding hydrogenase formation protein HypD, which produces MDNDIMNINDKELIKKSIQTIQKLSEKLDDVKIMHVCGSHEHTICKYGIRDVLPENITVVPGPGCPVCVTTQKEIDEAMYLAEQGYTIATLGDMYRVPGSKKSLMELQSEGADVRIVYGIPDAVKLAKKQDEKVIFVAIGFETTAPTTAAELLSKPENFYILNSHRQTPPVMGFLLSGGTELKLNGFICPGHVSTITGLKPYYGPCETYKAPMVVAGFEPIDVMASLVMILKQLVKGEAKVENEYKRAVKEEGNVIAQKIMNKVFEPSDVAWRGFPVIKDGGMKLREEFKKYDVSENIDIPEIKEVINKACICSEILRGEKLPNDCKLFGKTCDPLNPVGSCMVSDEGTCRIFYKYSRFR; this is translated from the coding sequence ATGGATAATGACATTATGAATATTAATGATAAGGAATTAATTAAAAAATCAATCCAAACAATCCAGAAACTCTCTGAAAAGTTGGATGACGTAAAAATAATGCACGTTTGTGGTTCACATGAACATACAATTTGTAAATATGGAATTAGAGATGTTTTACCTGAAAATATTACTGTAGTACCAGGACCCGGATGCCCAGTATGTGTTACAACCCAAAAAGAAATTGATGAAGCAATGTATTTAGCAGAACAAGGATACACGATTGCAACTTTAGGTGATATGTATAGGGTTCCAGGAAGCAAAAAGTCGCTAATGGAGCTTCAATCTGAAGGAGCGGATGTTAGAATTGTTTACGGAATTCCAGACGCAGTAAAATTGGCAAAAAAGCAGGATGAAAAGGTAATTTTTGTTGCAATTGGTTTTGAAACTACTGCACCAACAACAGCTGCTGAACTCCTATCAAAACCTGAAAATTTCTACATATTAAATTCACATAGGCAAACTCCGCCAGTAATGGGCTTTTTACTTAGTGGTGGAACGGAATTGAAGTTAAACGGTTTTATATGTCCAGGTCACGTTTCAACAATTACTGGTTTAAAACCATATTATGGGCCATGTGAAACATATAAAGCTCCGATGGTTGTTGCAGGGTTTGAACCAATTGATGTTATGGCCTCCCTTGTAATGATACTAAAACAGCTTGTAAAGGGCGAAGCTAAAGTTGAAAATGAATATAAAAGAGCAGTGAAGGAAGAAGGAAACGTTATTGCACAAAAAATTATGAATAAGGTGTTTGAACCTTCAGACGTTGCTTGGAGGGGGTTTCCGGTGATTAAAGATGGCGGAATGAAATTAAGAGAAGAATTTAAAAAGTACGATGTTTCTGAAAATATCGATATTCCAGAAATTAAAGAGGTAATAAATAAGGCCTGTATATGCAGTGAAATATTAAGGGGGGAAAAACTTCCAAATGACTGCAAACTTTTTGGAAAGACTTGTGACCCTTTAAATCCGGTTGGAAGTTGCATGGTTTCTGATGAAGGAACTTGCAGGATATTTTATAAATACAGTAGATTTAGATAA